DNA sequence from the Candidatus Krumholzibacteriia bacterium genome:
GGGGACCAGCTTCGAGTACATGAGGCCGAAGGTCGAACGGTCGACGAAGGCGAGCAGCGCCGGGTTGCCCCAGCGGGCCGAGTAGTCCAACGGCAGCGAAGTGTACATACCACCCATGGCTTCGCCCCGCACACTCGGGGCGATGGTGAGGCTGATGGCACCGGAGCCGTCCACCGCGCCCGCCGTGGAGGCGGCTACGATCGCGGTGGCAAAGACGAGGCAGGCGAGGAACGGACGAGAGAGTGGACGATGCATTGGAAACGATGACCTCCGAGCAGAGCGACGGGCGCACACGCGTCCCGCGCGGGCGTATCCCCGGCGACCGTCCTGCAACTTCCAGGCCGCGGGGGGCGCGCTGTCTGCAACTCCCAGCGGGTCCTACGTGGCACCAGTCCATGCGGCGCAACCCGTTGGACTTCAAAGTTCTCCACCGCACGAGAGAGAACTCACTCGAAGCGTGACCCGGATTCCCAGGGCCGGCGCGGCAGCGGTGGCGGAGCGTGGGGCCGTGGGCCCGTCCTCTGGGGAGGGCAGGTGCGTCCCTTTTGGGGGACGGGTCCCCCTGCTAGTCCCGCATGATGACGACCTTCCCCACGTGCTTCAGAACCGGCCCCTCCCCCGGAGTGTCGCGCCGGGGCCGCGCTTCTACCCGATAGAGATAGGTGCCGTTCGCCAGCGGGTCGCGGGCGAAGTCGAGGCCATCCCAGCGGATCGATACCTGCTGTGGCGTGTCGACGAAGCTCTCGTAGCGCCAGACCTCGCGCCCCGAGGAGGTGAACACCCGCAACAGCACATCCGCCGGATCGGTGAGCTCGAAGAAGAAGAAGGTGCGATCCTTGAACGGATTGGGGAAGGCGACGACGTTCGCCATCAGCTCCGCCGAAGCCGGCACCACCTGGAAGTCGAGGCTCTGGGTGCTGCGGTTCTGCAGATTGTCCGAGGCGATCAGCGTGGCCTTGTGCCCTCCCGCCGCCAATCCCTCGGGCAGCGGCACGCTCACCGTGCCGACGCTGTCGCTGCCTTCGGCGTAGCGGAACTGCGCGGTGACGTTGAGAGGCTGGTTGCGCTCGTCGAAGTCGAGGAGGATCGAGCTCGGCAGCGTCGTGCCCTGGATGTTGATGCCGTTCTCGTCGCGGATCTCGCCGAAAAGCTGCGTCCCCGGCTTCACCTGCGTGAGATTGTTTTGGAAGTAGAGGCGGATGCGCGGCGACCCGAGCGACGAGTCCGGCACGGCGGCGCGGACGACACGCACGGCCTCGGCAGCACCCTTGGCGTCGTTGCCTTCGCTCGCGGCGAAGCCGTAAGCGCTGAGCCGCGCTTTGGCGCCGAGCTTGGCGCCGAGCGGAACGACGAACTGGAAGGCGAAGAGACCATCCTGCACGCTCACCCTGCCGCGATACAGCGGCGGCCCGGGCAGGTCGTAGGGGATGCGGACGAAGGGTGTCACCGGGGATTGGTAGCCGCTGTCGTCGGCGCTGCCCAAGACTTCCACATCGGCGCTGCCGTCGAAGCTGTCGAGGGGTACTGTCTGGCCAGGCAAATGCACCATGGCCTCGACGCGAGCGCTCGTGCCTGCTTGCAGCGAATCGGCGCCGCTGGTGAAGGTCACCTCCGCCTCCGGGGACTGGAGCACGAGCGAAGGATCCCCGAGGAGGACATAAGCTTCGTTGTTGAGGCCGTCGCTCGCGGGCGAGCGGCTCTTCCCCAGCATGTGGATGGTGCCGAGGGGCACCTTCGAGGTGGTGCCGTCGACGAACATGGCATCCCAGATCTCCACGTTGTAGTCCGCATTGGCATCCGCGAAGGTGAGCTGCGTCGCCGCCATGGCGGCGACGGCGCCGCCCGCAGAGCTGGCGATCATGTCCTCGCACATGCTCTGCAGTTCCGGCGCGTCGAACTCCGCCACCGTGCAGCTGAAGGCCATGAACACCGGCAGCTGCCGGCCGTTGGTGAGGGCCGGGATATCGGTGGAGAGGAAGAGTACCTCGTCCGCCAGCTGTCGCGGCGCGCCGTGGCCCTGATAGCAGACGAGGGCGCAGCCGTCGCTCCAGGCCCGGATGAAAGCAGCCCGGCCTTGGGGCTTCTGGCCGAGCGTCGCGTCATACTCGGTCAGGTAGATCTTGACGATGTCCCAAGACTCAGGCGTCCGCGGCACCAGGCGTTCCATCCCCAGGACGTGTTCGTCCTCGTAGCAACCCTGCCCCGGCTTGCATTCGTCGTC
Encoded proteins:
- a CDS encoding C25 family cysteine peptidase, which gives rise to ASPGGAPGVWRLRYGRGSGIRTHFLGVNTPTLVESPDAVLRNVRPLRTPAVVPDMVVITHASLLEQAERFAQHRRAHFPGAATLGHTPEVQVVDVADIYENFSGARVDPLAIRNYLKLLYTQPFPPGETAPRLRYALLFGEATHDPRRLEAGSTPTLVPTVHAWYADPMDAGVEQLSPQHLRRWFAVEDWLGEMDMPRAAGLGNVHAVPDIGVGRLTPRSSAEAQRLVDKIVEYDNSTDFEAWRTRVVLSADDECKPGQGCYEDEHVLGMERLVPRTPESWDIVKIYLTEYDATLGQKPQGRAAFIRAWSDGCALVCYQGHGAPRQLADEVLFLSTDIPALTNGRQLPVFMAFSCTVAEFDAPELQSMCEDMIASSAGGAVAAMAATQLTFADANADYNVEIWDAMFVDGTTSKVPLGTIHMLGKSRSPASDGLNNEAYVLLGDPSLVLQSPEAEVTFTSGADSLQAGTSARVEAMVHLPGQTVPLDSFDGSADVEVLGSADDSGYQSPVTPFVRIPYDLPGPPLYRGRVSVQDGLFAFQFVVPLGAKLGAKARLSAYGFAASEGNDAKGAAEAVRVVRAAVPDSSLGSPRIRLYFQNNLTQVKPGTQLFGEIRDENGINIQGTTLPSSILLDFDERNQPLNVTAQFRYAEGSDSVGTVSVPLPEGLAAGGHKATLIASDNLQNRSTQSLDFQVVPASAELMANVVAFPNPFKDRTFFFFELTDPADVLLRVFTSSGREVWRYESFVDTPQQVSIRWDGLDFARDPLANGTYLYRVEARPRRDTPGEGPVLKHVGKVVIMRD